Proteins encoded in a region of the Trichomycterus rosablanca isolate fTriRos1 chromosome 26, fTriRos1.hap1, whole genome shotgun sequence genome:
- the pde9ab gene encoding high affinity cGMP-specific 3',5'-cyclic phosphodiesterase 9A: MADRLVDQLASTVIMGSSSSSYTPKTVYLDVNGKVQRVIFSRHCSPCDIKELLCTSSNIARNSAILLVDTEGALISIDPTMPTNSPNNLYKVVPHCNQGVEKEDVFQNVLSQVAEQFSRAFRISELKTEMTNRLAMLEKRVELEGLKVVEIEKCKNDLRRLRDEVTSRGGSRVNCNCKYNFTDDGKKLSPRRDVPSYPKYTLSHETIEALKKPTFDVWHWEHNEMLSCLEYMYHDLGLVKEFNMNPITLKRWLLAIQENYRDNPFHNFRHCFCVSQMMYGMIHLCNLQDRLTMTDMCILMTAAVCHDLDHPGYNNTYQINARTELAVRYNDISPLENHHCAVAFQILSMPECNIFANIELESFKQIRQAIITLILATDMARHGEILDSFRQKVDNFDFTNEEHVKCLKMVLIKCCDISNEVRPTDVAEPWVDCLLEEYFMQSDREKSEGLPVAPFMDRDKVTKPTAQIGFIKFVLIPMFETVMKLFPQIEEIMVQPLRDSRDHYEELKQIDDAMSQAQKKKMENMSLGGKK; this comes from the exons ATGGCAGATAGACTGGTGGATCAGCTGGCATCTACA GTCATCATGGGCTCCAGTTCTTCATCCTACACTCCCAAAACAGTCTACCTGGATGTAAATGGCAAAGTTCAGAGG gtGATTTTTAGTCGACACTGTAGTCCATGTGATATCAAAGAGCTTCTTTGCACATCATCCAACATTGCCAG GAACAGTGCAATACTTTTAGTGGATACAGAAGGTGCCCTAATATCTATTGATCCCACCATGCCGACAAACTCACCCAA CAACTTATATAAGGTAGTGCCACACTGCAACCAAGGAGTAG AAAAAGAAGACGTGTTCCAGAATGTTCTGTCCCAAGTAGCAGAGCAGTTCAGTCG GGCTTTCAGGATCAGTGAGCTGAAGACAGAGATGACCAACAGACTGGCCATGCTGGAGAAGAGAGTAGAAC TAGAAGGGCTGAAGGTGGTGGAAATTGAGAAGTGTAAGAACGATCTGAGAAGACTAAGGGATGAGGTGACCTCTAGAGGAGGATCGAG GGTGAACTGCAACTGCAAATACAATTTCACAGATGATGGAAAGAAGCTCTCTCCCAGACGTGATGTTCCGAGTTATCCAAAG TACACACTCTCTCACGAGACTATAGAGGCGCTGAAGAAGCCCACTTTTGACGTCTGGCACTGGGAGCACAACGAG ATGTTAAGCTGTCTGGAGTACATGTACCATGATCTTGGACTGGTGAAGGAATTTAACATGAACCCCATCACGCTGAAAAGATGGCTG CTGGCGATCCAGGAGAATTACCGGGACAATCCGTTCCATAACTTCCGCCACTGCTTCTGCGTCAGCCAGATGATGTACGGAATGATTCACCTGTGCAACCTGCAG GATAGGCTGACTATGACTGACATGTGCATTCTGATGACAGCAGCAGTGTGCCATGATCTCGACCATCCAGGATACAACAACAC GTATCAGATCAATGCGCGGACCGAGCTGGCCGTTCGCTACAATGACATCTCTCCCCTAGAGAACCACCACTGCGCAGTGGCCTTCCAGATCCTCTCCATGCCGGAGTGCAACATCTTCGCCAACATCGAACTCGAGTCCTTCAAACAGATCCGACAG GCGATCATCACTCTTATTCTGGCCACGGACATGGCGAGACATGGAGAGATACTAGATTCCTTCAGACAGAAAGTGGACAACTTTGACTTTACCAATGAGGAGCACGtcaaatgt CTGAAGATGGTCTTGATCAAGTGTTGCGACATTTCGAATGAAGTCAGACCCACCGACGTGGCTGAGCCGTGGGTGGACTGTCTGCTGGAGGAGTACTTTATGCAG AGCGACCGAGAGAAGTCAGAGGGGCTTCCTGTCGCCCCCTTCATGGACCGGGACAAAGTAACCAAGCCGACGGCGCAAATCGGCTTCATCAAGTTCGTCCTCATCCCCATGTTCGAGACAGTCATGAAG CTTTTCCCTCAAATCGAGGAGATCATGGTGCAGCCCTTGAGAGACTCTCGTGACCACTATGAAGAACTGAAACAGATCGACGATGCCATGTCACAG GCACAGAAGAAGAAAATGGAGAACATGTCATTAGGAGGAAAGAAATAG
- the oafb gene encoding out at first protein homolog, whose protein sequence is MNGCSVSAGSLRYISVINVVLLGVLVCLSAGSELKVRVKLLDGQIAEQRLESDSDRDIISVEFRHTDGTLITFLSDFKRHVKILRALVLGEPERGQTQYQALCFISRLEHGEIIPSEAMVRLRQKNPDVVRTAEEKRGTERMRMNMAVNLTLSGHLSSHIRSVCRDARDVVYAREEDVKYWIEKGVNASIFKDLPPSGDAAAPRSCSATADTWQPCSCSYTVRLEWYPCALKFCRGRGPSPYRCGIRSCSKAYSFDFYMPRRQLCMWDEES, encoded by the exons ATGAACGGGTGTAGTGTATCAGCAGGCTCACTGCGTTATATCAGCGTTATTAACGTCGTATTATTAGGAGTCTTGGTGTGTTTAAGTGCAGGATCAGAACTGAAAGTCAGGGTCAAGCTGTTAGATGGACAGATAGCAGAACAGAGATTAGAATCGGACAGTGATCGGGACATCATCTCTGTAGAGTTCAGACACACAGATGGAACTCTCATCACCTTCCTGTCTGACTTTAAACGG CATGTGAAGATCCTGCGGGCGCTGGTGCTGGGCGAGCCGGAGAGGGGCCAGACGCAGTACCAGGCCCTGTGTTTCATCAGCAGACTGGAGCATGGAGAGATCATCCCAAGCGAGGCCATGGTCAGACTGAGACAG AAAAACCCTGATGTGGTGCGGACGGCAGAGGAGAAACGAGGTACCGAGAGGATGAGGATGAACATGGCGGTGAACCTGACGCTCTCGGGGCACCTCAGCTCGCACATCCGGAGCGTGTGCCGGGACGCCCGCGACGTCGTCTACGCGCGTGAGGAGGATGTCAAATACTGGATAGAAAAAG GTGTGAACGCCTCCATATTCAAAGATCTGCCCCCGAGCGGAGACGCCGCGGCCCCGAGAAGCTGCAGCGCGACCGCGGACACGTGGCAGCCGTGCTCGTGCAGCTACACCGTGAGACTGGAGTGGTACCCGTGCGCCCTAAAGTTCTGCCGCGGCCGCGGGCCGAGTCCCTACAGGTGCGGCATCAGGAGCTGCAGCAAGGCCTACAGCTTCGACTTCTACATGCCGCGCAGACAGCTGTGCATGTGGGACGAGGAGAGCTAA